Proteins encoded in a region of the Homo sapiens chromosome 9, GRCh38.p14 Primary Assembly genome:
- the TUSC1 gene encoding tumor suppressor candidate gene 1 protein: MWRMRGGATRRGSCCGGDGAADGRGPGRSGRARGGGSPSGGGGGVGWRGRADGARQQLEERFADLAASHLEAIRARDEWDRQNARLRQENARLRLENRRLKRENRSLFRQALRLPGEGGNGTPAEARRVPEEASTNRRARDSGREDEPGSPRALRARLEKLEAMYRRALLQLHLEQRGPRPSGDKEEQPLQEPDSGLRSRDSEPSGPWL, encoded by the coding sequence ATGTGGCGCATGCGTGGTGGCGCCACTAGGCGCGGGAGTTGCTGCGGCGGGGACGGTGCTGCGGACGGCCGAGGGCCAGGCCGCTCCGGCCGGGCTCGTGGTGGGGGCAGCcccagcggcggcggcggcggcgtggGCTGGCGAGGCCGCGCGGACGGCGCCCGACAGCAGCTGGAGGAGCGGTTTGCCGACCTGGCGGCGAGCCACTTGGAGGCCATCCGTGCGCGGGACGAGTGGGACCGGCAGAACGCGCGGCTGCGTCAGGAGAACGCCCGGCTGCGGCTCGAGAACCGGCGGCTGAAGCGCGAGAACCGCAGCCTCTTCCGTCAGGCTTTGCGGCTCCCCGGCGAAGGCGGCAACGGGACGCCCGCGGAGGCACGCCGGGTCCCTGAAGAGGCCAGCACGAACCGGAGGGCTAGAGACAGCGGCCGAGAGGACGAGCCGGGCAGCCCCAGGGCCCTGAGGGCCCGACTTGAGAAGCTGGAAGCCATGTACCGCCGGGCCCTGCTGCAGCTGCACCTCGAGCAGCGGGGACCACGTCCGAGCGGGGACAAGGAGGAGCAGCCTCTACAGGAACCCGACTCCGGCCTCCGCTCCCGGGACTCGGAGCCCTCTGGGCCCTGGCTGTAG